One region of Miscanthus floridulus cultivar M001 chromosome 19, ASM1932011v1, whole genome shotgun sequence genomic DNA includes:
- the LOC136528192 gene encoding uncharacterized protein, which yields MSGADGTGSFCFHKYWSFGNWYSINIGTLLVIDQVPELHLRRTFVFTILCLHLVVPTSHVWYLYLTKLVTAGLRCHCSWHIHVQVPWHEQIMRLRFLPLCCGMSELSTLVCAGKDLFLLCLLSLPSPGPGTCVDLARCPSSLEEPHTDASTLLCMVELKLHCPCWSVQFGDAGYSAGIGISKHKKQFTML from the exons ATGAGCGGAGCAGATGGTACAGGCTCCTTTTGCTTCCATAAATACTGGTCCTTTGGTAATTGGTACTCAATAAACATAGGCACCCTG CTTGTTATTGATCAAGTTCCAGAGCTTCATTTAAGGAGAACATTTGTATTCACAATTTTGTGCCTTCACCTTGTGGTGCCAACTTCTCATGTCTG GTACCTGTATTTGACCAAGTTAGTTACAGCCGGGCTCAGGTGCCATTGCTCTTGGCATATACATGTTCAG GTTCCATGGCATGAGCAGATTATGAGGCTTCGCTTCCTTCCTCTTTGTTGTGGCATGAGTGAGCTCTCCACGCTTGTGTGCGCTGGGAAAGACCTTTTCCTCCTGTGCCTGCTCTCCTTGCCATCGCCGGGGCCGGGTACGTGTGTGGATCTGGCTCGCTGCCCTTCATCACTGGAGGAGCCCCACACTGACGCATCTACCCTGTTGTGCATGGTGGAG CTTAAGCTACATTGCCCCTGCTGGTCAGTACAATTTGGAG ATGCAGGATACAGTGCTGGAATTGGAATTTCCAAGCATAAAAAACAATTTACTATGCTCTAG